One genomic segment of Streptococcus salivarius includes these proteins:
- the mreD gene encoding rod shape-determining protein MreD, with protein sequence MKLSKYSIIPFLLSIVPFLWDGHISMIFNHYLSPEFFLSSHLFIIYIFILTLDFPNKYSFLYLVYFGFLYDTYYFKTVGIVILTLPLLCYLLTQLGRIIKRNTYVDFLLMFLFLFLFDTINFGFASFYGFSNESVTNFIIYQLSPSIVFNLLIFIFIKPILEKLFLYLSVDRFK encoded by the coding sequence ATGAAATTATCCAAGTATTCTATTATTCCTTTCTTACTGAGTATTGTTCCTTTTCTATGGGATGGTCATATTTCGATGATATTTAATCATTATTTATCTCCTGAATTTTTTCTATCATCTCATCTTTTTATTATTTATATTTTCATCTTAACTCTTGATTTTCCAAATAAGTATTCCTTTCTTTACCTTGTTTATTTTGGATTTCTTTATGATACCTATTATTTCAAAACAGTTGGTATAGTAATTCTAACTTTGCCACTGTTATGCTATCTGTTAACTCAGCTAGGTCGAATTATTAAGAGAAATACCTATGTTGATTTTTTGTTAATGTTTTTATTCCTCTTTCTATTTGATACTATAAATTTTGGCTTTGCCTCATTTTATGGTTTCTCCAATGAGTCTGTGACGAATTTTATTATTTATCAACTAAGTCCTAGTATAGTGTTTAATCTTTTGATCTTTATCTTTATTAAACCTATTCTTGAAAAATTATTTTTGTATCTGTCAGTTGATAGATTTAAATAG
- a CDS encoding CHAP domain-containing protein, whose amino-acid sequence MKKRILSAVLVSGVTLSAAASVHAEDYDSQIAAADNAISNLASQQETAQAQVATIQSQVSTLRTQKSELETKNAELEKVSADLESEIQELSSKIVARQDSLAKQARSAQQNNTATSYINSILNSKSISEAITRITAISKVVTANNDMLTKQESDQKELAAKQEQNQAAINEIATNKAELETTEAGLTTQQAELEAAQVALAAELATAQDEKTSLVSAKSTAESVAASTAASVAQSQAIAESEAAAQAVASSEAAAFVAQSEAAATSEATVSETATSEVVQEPVSSETSETTQAPAAPATSEAQPESAAPAASEAPAPASEAPAATSEAPASQAPAASEAPAPAAETPKVSAASTPNTYPVGQCTWGAKSLASWVGNYWGNAKNWIASAQAAGHSVGTTPVAGAIAVWPNDGGGYGHVAYVTSASGANSIQVMESNYAGNMSIGNYRGTFDPTSSAHGGSVYYIYP is encoded by the coding sequence ATGAAAAAACGTATTCTTTCAGCAGTGTTGGTAAGTGGTGTAACCTTATCAGCAGCTGCATCAGTACATGCAGAGGATTATGATTCGCAAATCGCTGCTGCAGATAACGCAATTAGTAACCTTGCTTCTCAACAAGAGACTGCACAAGCGCAAGTTGCTACAATCCAATCTCAAGTATCTACACTTAGAACACAAAAATCAGAATTGGAAACTAAAAATGCTGAACTTGAAAAAGTATCAGCAGATTTGGAATCTGAAATTCAAGAATTATCAAGTAAAATTGTAGCTCGTCAAGATTCTTTGGCGAAACAAGCTCGTAGTGCTCAACAAAATAATACTGCGACTAGCTACATCAACTCTATCTTGAACTCTAAGTCAATCTCTGAAGCTATTACTCGTATCACAGCTATTTCAAAAGTTGTTACAGCTAATAATGACATGTTGACAAAACAAGAGTCTGATCAAAAAGAGCTTGCTGCAAAACAAGAACAAAACCAAGCTGCTATTAATGAGATTGCAACTAATAAAGCAGAACTTGAAACTACAGAAGCTGGTTTGACAACTCAACAAGCAGAACTAGAAGCAGCACAAGTTGCTTTGGCTGCAGAATTGGCTACAGCTCAAGATGAAAAAACATCACTTGTTTCTGCTAAATCAACTGCAGAATCAGTGGCAGCTTCAACTGCAGCATCAGTTGCTCAATCTCAAGCAATTGCAGAATCAGAGGCAGCAGCACAAGCAGTAGCTTCTTCAGAAGCGGCAGCATTTGTAGCTCAATCAGAAGCGGCAGCAACTTCAGAAGCTACTGTTTCAGAAACAGCAACATCTGAAGTAGTACAAGAACCTGTTTCATCAGAAACTTCAGAAACTACTCAAGCGCCTGCTGCTCCAGCAACATCTGAAGCACAGCCAGAATCAGCTGCTCCAGCAGCTTCAGAAGCACCAGCTCCTGCTAGCGAAGCACCTGCAGCAACTTCAGAAGCACCAGCAAGTCAAGCACCTGCAGCTTCAGAAGCACCAGCTCCAGCAGCTGAAACACCTAAAGTATCAGCTGCCTCAACTCCTAATACATATCCTGTTGGTCAATGTACTTGGGGTGCTAAATCATTAGCTTCATGGGTTGGTAATTACTGGGGTAATGCTAAAAACTGGATTGCTAGCGCACAAGCAGCTGGCCACTCAGTTGGTACAACTCCTGTAGCCGGAGCAATTGCGGTTTGGCCAAATGATGGTGGTGGTTATGGTCACGTAGCTTACGTAACATCAGCATCAGGTGCAAATTCAATTCAAGTTATGGAATCAAACTATGCTGGTAACATGTCAATCGGTAACTACCGTGGTACATTTGATCCAACATCTTCAGCTCATGGTGGTTCTGTATACTATATTTACCCATAA
- a CDS encoding ribose-phosphate diphosphokinase, whose product MSYTNLKLFALSSNQELAAKVADKMGIELGKSSVREFSDGEIQVNIEESIRGHHVFILQSTSSPVNDNLMEILIMVDALKRASAETISVVMPYYGYARQDRKARSREPITSKLVANMLEVAGVDRLLTVDLHASQIQGFFDIPVDHLMGAPLIADYFDRAGLTGDDVVVVSPDHGGVTRARKLAQCLKTPIAIIDKRRSVDKMNTSEVMNIIGNVEGKTCILIDDMIDTAGTICHAADALAEAGATHVYASCTHPVLSGPALDNIQKSAIEKLVVLDTIYLPEERLIDKIEQISIADLISEAIIRIHEKRPLSPLFEMGHK is encoded by the coding sequence ATGTCTTATACGAATTTGAAGTTGTTTGCTTTATCGTCTAACCAGGAATTAGCAGCAAAAGTTGCTGATAAAATGGGTATTGAACTCGGAAAATCAAGTGTTCGTGAATTTTCAGATGGTGAGATTCAAGTTAATATTGAAGAATCTATCCGTGGTCATCACGTTTTTATTCTTCAATCTACAAGCTCTCCTGTAAATGATAACTTGATGGAAATTTTGATTATGGTTGATGCGCTAAAACGTGCAAGTGCAGAAACGATCAGTGTTGTTATGCCTTATTATGGTTATGCACGTCAAGACCGTAAGGCACGTTCACGTGAGCCAATCACATCTAAATTGGTTGCTAATATGCTTGAGGTTGCAGGTGTTGATCGACTTTTGACAGTTGACCTCCATGCTTCTCAAATTCAAGGATTCTTTGATATTCCTGTAGACCATTTGATGGGTGCTCCACTTATCGCAGATTACTTTGATCGTGCTGGTCTTACTGGAGATGATGTTGTTGTTGTTTCTCCAGACCATGGTGGTGTGACTCGTGCACGAAAACTTGCTCAATGTTTGAAAACACCAATCGCAATCATTGATAAACGTCGTAGTGTTGATAAAATGAACACTTCTGAGGTTATGAATATCATTGGTAACGTTGAAGGTAAAACATGTATCTTGATTGATGATATGATTGATACTGCGGGTACCATCTGTCATGCGGCGGATGCGCTTGCTGAAGCTGGTGCAACTCATGTCTATGCCTCATGTACTCACCCTGTATTGTCAGGTCCAGCACTTGATAATATTCAAAAGTCTGCTATTGAGAAGCTTGTCGTATTGGACACGATTTATCTTCCAGAAGAACGTTTGATTGATAAGATTGAACAAATTTCAATTGCTGATTTGATTTCAGAGGCAATTATTCGTATTCATGAAAAACGTCCATTGTCACCTTTGTTTGAAATGGGCCATAAATAG
- a CDS encoding transposase: protein MIPGVSETCAATILAETGPDVKAFQSDAHLASWAGLCPGSYESAGIKKSSHITQGNRYIKQALTMSGLIAAHSKDNAFSSFYSKISQRGSKMKAVIACAHKLLRIIYKILATHQEYDKEKVLGLRQQF, encoded by the coding sequence ATGATTCCTGGTGTGAGTGAAACTTGTGCAGCCACAATTTTAGCTGAGACTGGACCAGATGTGAAGGCTTTTCAATCAGACGCACACTTAGCTTCTTGGGCTGGGCTCTGCCCAGGATCTTATGAAAGTGCTGGCATTAAAAAATCCTCACATATCACGCAAGGAAATCGATATATCAAGCAGGCTTTGACCATGTCGGGATTGATTGCGGCTCACTCTAAAGACAATGCGTTTTCATCTTTTTATAGCAAAATTTCCCAAAGAGGAAGTAAGATGAAAGCCGTCATTGCTTGCGCACATAAGCTACTTCGTATCATTTACAAAATTCTCGCAACACACCAAGAATACGACAAAGAAAAAGTGCTAGGACTGAGGCAACAGTTCTAA
- a CDS encoding IS110 family transposase, translating into MEVMIETCCGIDVHQKSIVCCILDGPLESNKPKKIQKKFGTTTIALQNALDWLLENHVTHVFFESTGQYWVPLFNIFSDSELNLILANPQHIKNVPGRKTDMKDAEWIAQLGRCGLIEPSYIPSPEVMQLRLLTRRLRSYKQRQTQIKNEIHNLLQRANIKLTSYLSDIFSKTGQSLLTLFINGELIDYDNVTACIHKHVKASPEELMEAMNGKLSLEDRFLLDQSLEEYQLYQKLMNKLRSEIIAYIEKEFP; encoded by the coding sequence ATGGAAGTTATGATTGAAACTTGTTGTGGAATTGATGTCCACCAAAAGTCTATCGTTTGTTGTATTCTAGATGGTCCACTAGAAAGCAATAAACCTAAAAAGATTCAGAAAAAATTTGGTACAACAACTATAGCTCTCCAAAACGCCTTAGATTGGTTATTGGAAAATCACGTCACACATGTCTTTTTTGAAAGCACTGGCCAATATTGGGTACCACTCTTTAATATATTCTCAGACTCAGAACTCAATTTGATATTAGCTAACCCCCAACATATTAAGAATGTGCCTGGTCGAAAAACAGACATGAAAGATGCCGAATGGATTGCACAGCTCGGACGTTGTGGACTTATTGAGCCATCTTACATTCCAAGCCCTGAAGTGATGCAGTTACGTTTACTCACTCGTAGGTTACGTTCTTACAAACAACGTCAAACTCAAATAAAGAATGAAATTCATAACCTCTTACAACGTGCTAATATCAAACTAACCAGCTATCTTTCTGATATCTTCTCTAAGACAGGACAGTCTCTTTTAACGCTCTTTATCAATGGGGAACTCATTGATTATGACAATGTGACAGCTTGTATTCACAAGCATGTCAAAGCAAGTCCCGAAGAATTAATGGAGGCCATGAATGGGAAGTTGTCACTGGAGGATCGATTTCTCTTGGACCAAAGCCTAGAAGAATATCAATTGTATCAAAAACTCATGAACAAATTAAGGAGTGAAATAATAGCTTATATCGAAAAGGAGTTTCCCTGA
- a CDS encoding pyridoxal phosphate-dependent aminotransferase — MDLTQRFNKNLDKIEVSMIRQFDQSISDVPGIKKLTLGEPDFTTPDHVKEAAKAAIDANQSHYTGMSGLPALRQAAADFVKEKYNLTYNPDNEILVTIGATEALSATLTAILEPGDTILLPAPAYPGYEPIANLVGAEIVEIDTTANDFVLTPEMLEKAILEQGDKLKAVLLNYPTNPTGVTYSRQQIKDLAEVLKKYDIFVVSDEVYSELTYVDQHVSIAEYLPEQTILINGLSKSHAMTGWRIGLIFAPAVLTAQLIKSHQYLVTAAATMAQFAAIEALSAGKDDAQPMKVEYLKRRDYILEKMTELGFKIIKPDGAFYIFAKIPEGYTQDSFKFCQDFAREKAIAIIPGVAFGKYGEGYVRLSYAASMDTIETAMARLKEFMEEHAEA; from the coding sequence ATGGATTTAACACAACGTTTTAATAAAAATTTAGATAAGATTGAAGTTTCGATGATTCGTCAGTTTGACCAATCAATTTCAGATGTACCAGGTATCAAAAAGTTGACACTTGGTGAACCTGATTTTACGACTCCAGATCATGTGAAAGAAGCAGCTAAAGCTGCTATCGATGCTAACCAGTCTCACTATACAGGTATGTCAGGACTTCCTGCTTTGCGTCAAGCTGCGGCAGATTTTGTTAAGGAAAAATATAATCTTACTTATAACCCAGATAATGAAATATTGGTGACTATTGGAGCTACAGAAGCCCTTTCTGCAACATTGACTGCTATTTTGGAGCCAGGAGATACGATTCTTTTACCTGCACCAGCCTATCCTGGATATGAACCGATTGCAAATCTAGTTGGTGCTGAAATTGTTGAAATTGATACAACAGCTAATGATTTTGTTTTGACTCCGGAGATGTTAGAAAAGGCAATTTTGGAGCAGGGAGATAAACTTAAAGCAGTTTTGCTTAACTACCCAACTAATCCAACAGGTGTGACTTACTCACGTCAACAGATTAAAGATTTGGCTGAAGTTCTGAAAAAATACGATATTTTTGTTGTTAGCGATGAAGTTTACTCTGAGCTAACTTATGTAGACCAACATGTATCTATTGCTGAGTATTTGCCAGAACAAACGATTTTGATTAATGGTTTGTCTAAATCTCATGCGATGACGGGCTGGCGTATTGGTTTGATTTTTGCACCTGCAGTCTTAACGGCTCAGTTGATTAAGAGTCACCAGTATTTGGTAACAGCTGCAGCTACTATGGCACAATTTGCAGCTATTGAAGCCTTATCTGCTGGTAAGGATGATGCCCAGCCAATGAAAGTTGAGTATTTGAAGCGTCGTGATTATATTCTTGAAAAAATGACTGAACTTGGTTTCAAAATTATTAAACCTGATGGTGCTTTCTACATCTTTGCTAAGATTCCAGAAGGCTATACTCAAGATTCCTTTAAGTTCTGTCAAGACTTTGCTCGTGAAAAAGCTATTGCGATTATCCCAGGGGTTGCTTTTGGGAAGTATGGCGAAGGCTATGTTCGTTTGTCGTATGCAGCTAGCATGGATACTATTGAAACAGCTATGGCTCGTTTGAAAGAGTTTATGGAAGAACATGCAGAAGCTTGA
- the recO gene encoding DNA repair protein RecO has product MQKLESRGLVLFNRNYRENDKLVKIFTEQAGKRMFFVRGGGSGKLSAVIQPLTIAEFMMTVNDEGLSFIEDYSHAESFKEITSDIFKLSYATYLAALTDAAIADGVADAQLFAFLEKTLELMEEGLDYEILTNIFEIQVLDRFGVRLNFHECVFCHRVGLPFDFSYKFSGLLCPNHYAEDERRSHLDPNVPYLLDRFQGLSFEELRSISVKDDMKRKLRHFIDDLYDNYVGIHLKSKKFIDNLNSWGHIMNKEDSAD; this is encoded by the coding sequence ATGCAGAAGCTTGAGAGTAGAGGGCTTGTCCTCTTCAATCGTAATTATCGTGAGAATGATAAGCTAGTTAAGATTTTTACCGAGCAAGCTGGGAAACGGATGTTTTTTGTTAGAGGTGGTGGGTCAGGTAAATTAAGTGCTGTGATTCAACCTTTAACCATCGCTGAGTTCATGATGACTGTAAATGATGAGGGCTTATCTTTCATAGAGGATTATAGCCATGCAGAGTCCTTCAAGGAAATTACAAGCGATATTTTCAAGCTGTCTTATGCGACTTATTTAGCTGCTCTGACGGATGCTGCTATTGCTGACGGTGTGGCAGATGCACAATTATTTGCATTCTTGGAGAAGACGCTTGAATTAATGGAAGAAGGCTTGGATTATGAAATCTTGACTAATATCTTTGAGATTCAGGTTTTAGACCGTTTCGGTGTACGATTGAATTTTCACGAGTGTGTCTTTTGCCATCGTGTGGGGCTTCCTTTTGATTTTTCGTATAAGTTCTCGGGGCTACTTTGTCCAAATCACTATGCAGAGGATGAAAGGCGTAGTCACTTGGATCCTAATGTACCTTATCTTTTAGATCGTTTTCAGGGGCTTTCTTTTGAGGAATTGAGAAGCATATCTGTTAAGGATGACATGAAACGAAAGCTACGACATTTTATTGATGACCTATATGATAATTATGTTGGAATACATCTTAAAAGTAAGAAGTTTATTGATAATCTAAATTCTTGGGGTCATATTATGAATAAAGAAGATAGTGCTGACTAG
- the plsX gene encoding phosphate acyltransferase PlsX, with translation MHVIAVDAMGGDNAPQAIVEGVNQAIADFKDIEIQLYGDESKIKTYLTANERVSIVHTDEKINSDDEPAKAIRKKKKASMVLGAQAVKEKKASAVISAGNTGALLAAGLFVVGRIKGVERPGLMSTMPSFTGQPFDMLDLGANAENTASHLHQYAILGSFYAKNVRGIANPRVGLLNNGTEETKGDSLRKEAFELLSKEPSINFVGNVEAREIMSGAADVVVADGFTGNAVLKAIEGTGLGAMKTLKSAIMNGGLKAKLGAFLLKDSLKGMKETMDYSSAGGAVLFGLKAPVVKCHGSSDAKAVYYTIKQVRTMLDTKVVEQLVEAFSPKEEAN, from the coding sequence ATGCATGTAATTGCAGTAGATGCTATGGGTGGCGATAATGCGCCACAAGCAATTGTAGAGGGAGTCAACCAAGCTATAGCAGATTTCAAAGATATTGAAATCCAGCTTTATGGTGATGAATCTAAAATTAAGACCTATTTGACAGCGAATGAACGTGTGAGCATTGTGCATACTGATGAAAAGATAAATTCGGATGATGAGCCAGCTAAAGCCATTCGCAAGAAGAAAAAAGCTTCAATGGTCTTAGGTGCACAGGCTGTTAAGGAGAAAAAAGCAAGTGCCGTGATTTCTGCGGGAAATACAGGTGCCCTTCTGGCTGCAGGTCTCTTCGTGGTTGGACGTATTAAGGGAGTTGAGCGTCCAGGTCTTATGTCAACAATGCCAAGTTTTACTGGTCAACCCTTTGATATGCTTGATTTGGGTGCTAATGCGGAAAATACAGCTAGTCATTTGCATCAATATGCTATTTTAGGATCTTTTTATGCTAAAAATGTGCGTGGAATTGCCAATCCTCGTGTAGGTCTCCTTAATAATGGGACTGAGGAAACAAAGGGGGATAGTCTTCGTAAGGAGGCTTTTGAGCTCTTATCTAAGGAGCCAAGTATTAACTTTGTTGGTAATGTTGAGGCGCGTGAAATCATGTCAGGAGCTGCTGACGTGGTAGTTGCTGATGGTTTCACAGGAAATGCAGTTCTTAAGGCAATTGAGGGAACGGGACTTGGTGCCATGAAGACTCTTAAGTCAGCTATCATGAATGGTGGTCTTAAAGCTAAGTTAGGTGCCTTCCTATTGAAAGACAGCCTAAAAGGGATGAAAGAGACTATGGATTACTCTAGCGCTGGAGGTGCGGTTCTCTTTGGTCTTAAAGCTCCCGTAGTAAAATGTCATGGATCTAGTGATGCTAAGGCGGTTTACTACACTATTAAGCAGGTTCGTACGATGCTTGATACTAAGGTTGTTGAGCAGCTAGTTGAAGCCTTTAGTCCGAAAGAGGAGGCTAACTGA
- a CDS encoding phosphopantetheine-binding protein, whose protein sequence is MSRVEILQKMQLVIQEQMGKEDIVLTEATKLDDLGVDSIELMEFIINLEDEFDLEISDDTIDHMVKVADLLDYLSEKLNKE, encoded by the coding sequence ATGAGTAGAGTAGAAATTCTTCAGAAAATGCAGCTCGTAATTCAAGAGCAGATGGGTAAAGAGGACATTGTTTTAACCGAAGCTACCAAATTAGATGACTTGGGTGTGGATTCAATAGAGCTTATGGAATTCATTATTAATTTGGAGGATGAGTTCGATCTTGAGATTTCCGATGATACTATTGACCATATGGTTAAGGTAGCTGATTTGTTGGACTATTTGTCTGAGAAATTGAATAAAGAATAA
- the purC gene encoding phosphoribosylaminoimidazolesuccinocarboxamide synthase, whose amino-acid sequence MSNQLIYTGKAKDIYSTEDENVIKSVYKDQATMLNGARKETIKGKGVLNNQISSLIFEKLNAAGVATHFIERISDTEQLNKKVTIIPLEVVLRNVTAGSFSKRFGVEEGLDLKTPIVEFYYKNDDLDDPFINDEHVKFLDIANDEQIAYIKEETRCINELLKDWFAQIGLRLIDFKLEFGFDKDGKIILADEFSPDNCRLWDAEGHHMDKDVFRRDLGSLTDVYEVVLEKLQGLK is encoded by the coding sequence ATGTCAAACCAACTGATTTATACTGGGAAAGCTAAAGATATTTATAGTACAGAAGACGAAAATGTGATTAAGTCGGTCTATAAGGACCAGGCAACCATGCTTAATGGTGCTCGTAAGGAGACTATTAAAGGAAAAGGTGTGCTAAATAATCAGATTTCGTCTCTTATTTTTGAAAAATTGAATGCTGCGGGTGTAGCTACTCACTTTATCGAACGTATTTCTGATACCGAACAACTTAACAAGAAAGTTACTATCATTCCTTTGGAGGTTGTTCTTCGTAATGTGACTGCGGGTTCTTTCTCTAAACGTTTTGGCGTTGAAGAAGGTTTGGACTTAAAAACTCCAATCGTTGAATTTTACTACAAGAACGATGATTTGGATGACCCATTCATCAATGATGAGCATGTGAAGTTCTTGGATATTGCCAATGATGAACAAATTGCTTATATCAAGGAAGAAACGCGTTGTATCAATGAATTACTAAAAGATTGGTTTGCACAAATTGGTCTTCGCTTGATTGACTTCAAATTGGAATTTGGTTTTGATAAGGATGGCAAGATTATCTTGGCAGATGAATTCTCACCAGATAACTGCCGCCTCTGGGATGCTGAAGGGCACCATATGGACAAGGATGTCTTCCGTCGCGATCTTGGTAGCTTGACAGATGTTTATGAAGTTGTATTGGAAAAATTGCAAGGATTGAAGTAG